The window GAAGCTCTCTATATAACATCGTCTCATTACTTTTCCTCTTCATCGCCGTTTAATATAAGGTTAGAATTGATTATAGAGAATTACGAAAACAAATGCAAATATATTTTAAGTTAATCTACTATTTTACTTAGCAAGGTAGATGTCCCTAACTCCGGAAAGGCAACAGTTACCTGTGCAAAGATTATAAGAACTATAATCTTTATCTAAACGGACTTTTATAATCGAGGGTAGCACGCCATCCAATCTGCATTGAGGGGTGATTTTAACCGGAGCCAGCTACCAATTTTTTATTTTGCTTTAATTGTCATAAAATCAGACGGAGCTAATTCTTCAGACTCAATTACAATTGCGATTAGACCAGTGTCTGTCGTAGTTTCATGTCCTTCACCTTTTTCCCAATAGATTGCATCGCCTACTGTTATATTTACTTTTAAATTATCATCCCCTCGAACCCAACCTCCTCCATTTACTATAAGAATTAATTGTGAAACAACGGCTTGATGAAAGCCAATAATTCCGTTAGCTTCCAAATGCATACAACCAATTTGCGTAGTTTTTTCTGTTTTTAAAATTCGGGACATAATGAAATTCGAGTTAAAATGAGCTACTTTTTTACCTTCCTCTTTGTCGAACCTATATACTTTCATCTAATATCCTCCCCAGATTTCCTTATGCCTTCTAAAGGATAATAATCGACTACCTAAGTCACAAAGAAAAATGAGTTGCCAAAACAACTCATTTTTCTCCTTTCACTATTGAACGTTTGAATGTGAGTAACTATTTCTATTTTGCATTTAACTCGTAACTACGAATATACCGCCGCAATGCGATACCGGATGAAATTCACATTTACAAAAGTTTTTTAGCAAAGCGTTTATTTCTTCATAGACAAAATAAAATTCATCTTCATCCCAATACCCAATGCTTTTATTTTTACAAACTTCAAGCTCCCCACGCGTTTTGAATGCAATATCTCCAATAAATATTTTTCCATCTACAGAAAGTAGAGGAAGCAAACTCTTTATAAATGTTACTTTCTCTTTATCCGCCAAATGATGCAACGCATATGTGCTTACAATAGAGTCATATTTATTAAATGTATAAGAATCAGGTAAGCCATTAGAAATATCCCACTCTATTAAATTTGCAAATGGCATTTTAGATTGGGCTATTGCAATCATACGTGTAGAAAAATCTAAACCATCTATATAATGGCCATTTTCATAGAGTTTACTCGTTAAAACAGCTGTACCAAACCCTATATCTAAAACTCTTGATTGTTTCTTCTGCATGGCTTCATTAAAAATGGTATTTAATACTTTTTTGTATCCAGCAAACGGATAGCAATTATTATCTTCACTTATTTGTACTGTTTGATCGTAGTCATTAGCCCATAAATTAAATCCTTGTTCATTAAGCATTGAATGCTCCCCCTATAATTCGGACAAGCTGACGAGCATTCCTTATTCATTTAAAAATTAATCCTTTTAAACAAATTGATTTACTCGATTAGCTGCCGATCATTTCCCTTAAAACAGTGCGATAATAGATAATAGTAGTTTTTTTCATCATAAACTCCACCTTTCATAGATATATAGATATTATCATAATATTATGTATTTTTAAACCGCAGATTATAGACACGATTCCGTTTAAAGTCTTTTGAAAACCTACTTAGCCTTATTCATCATTTGATTATTCCCAGTACAGTCTATGTATTGCACACTTTCAATTTCACCTGTTAATGAATAATAAAATACAAGTTGCTCATTAATCATCTCGGTTATAAAAGTTGCTTTGGTGGAGTCGTGGCTAACTGGCAGAAGTTTGAATTTATAAACCGCTCCGTACATTTTAGAGACAGTTAAATAAAGCTCTTCTTTTTCAACAGATATATCTAGACATTTGTCTTTCTCATTTTCAAATGGATACTTACCTACTATAGGAACTACCTTTTTGAATGGGATTGGCACAGCAGGACATGGTAAAGATGACTGTTCCTCAAAAATGGTTTTCGCAATTTCCCGACTTAAATGTTCTACAGGCGTAACATTCATATTGCTTAAAAAGATAATGGTAACTTGATCATCAACAAATCTGAGAAAATCGCTACAAAAACCGCTAATATCTCCAGAATGATGTACACATTTTTTACCACCTATTTCAGATATCATCCAACCACATGCATATGAACTGAAATTTGGAGTAAACATTTTTTCTGTAAGTTCCTTGTTGAGTATTTTGAACAATTTCAATGCCTTATCCCAAATAAATAGATCCTCTGTTGTAGAATATACACCATAGGAGCCTAATGGAAATGACAAGTCCGCATATGCTGGATGAATCGGCTCTTCCCAGAAGGAATAACCAGAGGCCAACCTCGGAACGACCTTTATGCCATCATCACAGCCAGTATTATACATACCCAAAGGATTGCATATTTCTTCCTGAATATACTCTCCATAAGACATGCCTGAAACCGTTTCGATAATAGAAGTTAGCAACGCATAGCCTGAGTTTGAGTAACCAAAACGGCTTCCAGGTTCGAAATCCAATTCCCGTTCTTTAAATGTGTCAATAAGCTCATTTAAAGTCAAAGGAAGTCTCATTGAACTGAACCAAAAATCAGCAAAACTTGTATAATTGGGAATGCCCGAGCTATTCGTTAGGCAATGAAGAATCGTTATTCGCTCTCCATTTGGATAATCATGAAGATACTTGCCAACATAATCGTTTATGTTCAATTTTTTCTTTTCATGTAATTGAAGTATGCCCATGGCTGTAAAAGCCTTAGTGAGTGAGCCGATACGAAATTTAGTTGTAGGCATATTTGGCACGTTATGTTCCCGATTCGCCATGCCAAAGCCTTTATTTAAAAGAATATTTTCATTAGAAGCAATTAATATGGAACCAATCAAATAACTATTTCGATCGTATGATTCAATCCATTTATTTATTCTATTTTCTATGTCCATCAAGGTTTTTCCCTCACTTCGCTAAAGATTGACATGTTTCAATCATTTCTTGTTGATCCAACCTCTGCCAATTTGCTCTTAAATAAATTATCATCATGGATGTTGAATTTAAGATGCTTGGTACTAATACAATTCCGAATTGTGTTAGTGCTAGGCACCTTTCTTAAACAGTTTTATTCAGCTTATACTCTTCGACATATTCCCCGTAATCCAATACTTCAATTACATTTGACCAATGCAAAACAGTACCCACATAATCCCGAATATCCAATCCCTTCATTTCATATGTTTCATCTATATTTACTGTTCCAGTTGCATTTTCGACAAATGTAACTTTGAACCCTCTATCAAACGCTGTGATAGCCGTGAACATACAACAGAATTCAGTATTAAAACCCGTAATAAAAAGGTGATTCACATCTAACTGTTCTAATGTCTCAGCTAGATTTGTGTTGAAAAATGAACTTGGTGTTTGTTTCTCAATGACACAGTCAGCATATTCTTTAACCGACTATGTAGTTCAGAACCAACCGATCCTTGATAGAGCGGGCTTTCTTCCTGATCATCCAAATGCCTAATAAAAATAACAGGTTTTCCATTCTCCTTGAAATCCATAATAAGGCTCTCGATTATTGATAGTTCTTCTTGAACATAACCCAAATTCACAATTCCATTTTGTACATCTATGACTAATAAAGCCTGCATATTCTCACCTACTTTTCTCTTGAAAGATAACTTTTCTAGAAGGATGACAATTACTCCTTCAAAATTAGGTTAAATTGAAAAAGATTTGAAGATTCTTTTCCAGATAACCATGCTCAGCTCACATATGTTTGGAGATATGTGAGCCGGCAAGACTGTTTAAATAGTCTTGCTTTGCTATACTAATTGTGAAAAGTATTTAGGGAGGTCGAGAACATGGCAAAGTTATTTGAACCATTTACAATACGCAATGTTGAATTTAAAAACCGCATCGTTATGTCGCCGATGTGTATGTATTCGAGTCATAACGAAGACGGAATGATTGAGGATTGGCATAAAACCCATTATGCCACACGTGCAGTTGGCCAAGTCGGACTGATTATTGTTGAAGCGACGGCCGTCCAACCTGCAGGGCGTATTTCCCCCCAAGATCTTGGCATTTGGAGCGATGATCATGTTGAAGGATTAACAGAAGTTGTTCGCCTTATGCAACAGCACGGTGCGAAAGCAGGTATCCAGCTCGCACACGCCGGACGCAAAGCTACAGTGGACGGTGATATTTTTGCCCCGTCAGCACTGGCTTTCAATGACAAATATAAATCGCCTGTTGAAATGACTAAGGAAGATATAAAAACGACCGTGCAAGCATTCAAGGATGGTGCTATCCGTGCGAAGAAAGCTGGGTTTGACGTGATCGAACTCCATGGCGCACACGGCTATCTAATCAATGAATTCCTATCTCCCCTATCAAATAAACGAACGGATGAATATGGGGGCTCTGCGGAGAATCGCTATCGATTATTACGTGAAACCATTGATGAAGTGCGCACTGTTTGGGAAGGACCTCTTTTCGTTCGGATATCTGCAAATGATTATACGGACGGCGGAATGACGCCTGAAGCATACGTCGAAATGGCAAAGTGGATGAAAGAGCAGGGCATTGATTTGATCGATGTCAGTTCAGGAGCAGTCGTTCCGGCGGCAATCGATGCATTCCCTGGTTATCAAGTGAAATTTTCGGAAACGATCAAAGATGGTGCCGACATTTTAACGGGCGCAGTTGGGATGATCACAACTGGCATCCAAGCGGAAGAAATATTGAAAAATGGCCGCGCAGATATGATTTTGCTTGCCCGTGAATTATTGAGGGATCCGTACTGGGCATACACTGCGGCGAAAGAACTGCGTGTTGAAATTCAGTCCCCGAAACAGTATGAACGAGGCTGGATGTTTTAAACGTCTGACACCTGAATCGTTGGCAGTAATTTGAACTTATAAAAAGCAGTAGCGCAAACCACCCTATTGGTTCGCGCTACTGCTTTTTCATGGGATGTTTAATAG of the Sporosarcina sp. FSL K6-1508 genome contains:
- a CDS encoding cupin — encoded protein: MKVYRFDKEEGKKVAHFNSNFIMSRILKTEKTTQIGCMHLEANGIIGFHQAVVSQLILIVNGGGWVRGDDNLKVNITVGDAIYWEKGEGHETTTDTGLIAIVIESEELAPSDFMTIKAK
- a CDS encoding class I SAM-dependent methyltransferase — encoded protein: MLNEQGFNLWANDYDQTVQISEDNNCYPFAGYKKVLNTIFNEAMQKKQSRVLDIGFGTAVLTSKLYENGHYIDGLDFSTRMIAIAQSKMPFANLIEWDISNGLPDSYTFNKYDSIVSTYALHHLADKEKVTFIKSLLPLLSVDGKIFIGDIAFKTRGELEVCKNKSIGYWDEDEFYFVYEEINALLKNFCKCEFHPVSHCGGIFVVTS
- a CDS encoding serine hydrolase domain-containing protein gives rise to the protein MDIENRINKWIESYDRNSYLIGSILIASNENILLNKGFGMANREHNVPNMPTTKFRIGSLTKAFTAMGILQLHEKKKLNINDYVGKYLHDYPNGERITILHCLTNSSGIPNYTSFADFWFSSMRLPLTLNELIDTFKERELDFEPGSRFGYSNSGYALLTSIIETVSGMSYGEYIQEEICNPLGMYNTGCDDGIKVVPRLASGYSFWEEPIHPAYADLSFPLGSYGVYSTTEDLFIWDKALKLFKILNKELTEKMFTPNFSSYACGWMISEIGGKKCVHHSGDISGFCSDFLRFVDDQVTIIFLSNMNVTPVEHLSREIAKTIFEEQSSLPCPAVPIPFKKVVPIVGKYPFENEKDKCLDISVEKEELYLTVSKMYGAVYKFKLLPVSHDSTKATFITEMINEQLVFYYSLTGEIESVQYIDCTGNNQMMNKAK
- the namA gene encoding NADPH dehydrogenase NamA, translating into MAKLFEPFTIRNVEFKNRIVMSPMCMYSSHNEDGMIEDWHKTHYATRAVGQVGLIIVEATAVQPAGRISPQDLGIWSDDHVEGLTEVVRLMQQHGAKAGIQLAHAGRKATVDGDIFAPSALAFNDKYKSPVEMTKEDIKTTVQAFKDGAIRAKKAGFDVIELHGAHGYLINEFLSPLSNKRTDEYGGSAENRYRLLRETIDEVRTVWEGPLFVRISANDYTDGGMTPEAYVEMAKWMKEQGIDLIDVSSGAVVPAAIDAFPGYQVKFSETIKDGADILTGAVGMITTGIQAEEILKNGRADMILLARELLRDPYWAYTAAKELRVEIQSPKQYERGWMF